The nucleotide sequence AAATTTTCCATTAATTTTCTCTCCTTTTTTATATTTTGTCATTAAGTAAACAATAATGTCACTTTAATAACCTAGTTTCAATTATGTTGAAGCTTTCTTTGTGTCCAACCAAAAATAATTTTTGTTCTATAAAAATCATCTTAACATTTGACTTTGAAAAATTAGTATGTTAAAATAATCATGGATATTAATGTATTTTTTGCATATAATACCATGGCAACACTTTTATTGTATGAGCCAGTAAATAATTTTGCTCTGACCTAAAATTATTTACAGACTCAATCAACATATAGTATTTATTTTACATTGCATCTGATTAGAGGTTTTTCCCATCTTTTATTCGCTTTTTTTTGGATTCCTTTAATCAGATGTACATTTTTTTTGAATAAATTTTTAAACCACGCTTGCGGTTTTAAGAATTCTTCAATAGTTAATTTCTTCTTAGGTTTATAGCTCAATCTTCAATCTCCATTCTCTATCTTTAACTTCTGACATTTGCTATGCCATTAGATTTTTAACATACTGATCATATTCAACCTTTTTTTGATATTAATTGTTTAAATTTGATCTAAAGCTTTTTTAAGATCTTCTATTAAATCTTCAGCTCTTTCAAGACCAACTGCTATTCTTGTCAATCCACTTTTTTCTACTTGAATTAAAGTATGAGCTTCACCCAAACTAGTACCAATAGTGCATATTTCCAAATTGTTTAATACTTTATAGCTAGCCTCATGTTGTGACAAACCATTTAAGCCATCTTTTATATTGAAGGATACAATTCCTCCACCCAATCCATTCATTTGTTTTTTGAACAATTCATGTTGTGGATGAGATTCTAATGCTGGATATATAACATTTTTTACCTTTGGATGTCCTTCTAAGAAAGTAGCAATTTTTAGAGCACTATCACAATGTTTTCTTACTCTCATATCTAGAGTCATCATGCCTCTCATAATAAGCCATGCATTAAAAGGAGGTAATGAAGCACCAGTGAAACAAGTCATACCTGGATCTTTAATTTTATCAATTAACTCTTTAGAACCAATTACTGCACCACCTAATGTATCTCCATGACCATTTATATATTTAGTAAGACTATGAACAACAAGGTCTGCTCCAAGCTTTAATGCTTGTTGTATT is from Abyssisolibacter fermentans and encodes:
- a CDS encoding trans-sulfuration enzyme family protein, with the translated sequence MEKKLENKGFETKIIHCGHRVDPTTRVLASPIYQTATFGFDTVKQKDEFWDENNYMYSREGNPNLIELEKKLAIIEGGESTLTAASGMGAICSTLLTLLKSGDHIICSEGVFFHTDILMKELLVKIGVDVTFIDATDPGNVEKSIKENTKLVYFETPLNPSLDLVDIEAVSKILNGKDILLVVDSTFAPAPIQQALKLGADLVVHSLTKYINGHGDTLGGAVIGSKELIDKIKDPGMTCFTGASLPPFNAWLIMRGMMTLDMRVRKHCDSALKIATFLEGHPKVKNVIYPALESHPQHELFKKQMNGLGGGIVSFNIKDGLNGLSQHEASYKVLNNLEICTIGTSLGEAHTLIQVEKSGLTRIAVGLERAEDLIEDLKKALDQI